In Solanum lycopersicum chromosome 5, SLM_r2.1, the following are encoded in one genomic region:
- the LOC101262920 gene encoding uncharacterized protein isoform X1, with protein MRFKRGSKVEVMNMKQSSASRRRAENLSDNGYMYTVRYDYYPGIESMGRTERVSRKNIRSCTPCVESLENQEIGEVVEVFDESSWKMATIVKVLDNDYYLVHQTGCLKELCVHRSNTRVVQCWQDEERHLIRKGSELCRRSDQLSALKPSEKVSKVLSFSARNRFHAGDDHLASQECTELWKSHISSSLLLNRVSQVAFSKNETFRNIQDLEATERVFKRRRVVPASLKGQVNVDAKCKENIMAEKNVHDQLKDDGYCALEKTKRSGSIGYFLTRSTESSDACSVGSCSINEKFSNLSPEEVYCQGTVLCSDAESFHDSADKEERHSLSSPVKIAASIHSLELHAYRCTLEALYASGPLSWDQESLLTNLRISLHISNDEHLAELKTLISAGTGQQLDVYILCLQKSKDDACICSTSPGIIWRTPTTTVPQIRQFMAFVVITIKLHDLFCLDNFDIGMLFPEK; from the exons ATGAGGTTTAAACGGGGAAGCAAAGTTGAGGTAATGAACATGAAGCAGTCATCTGCATCACGGCGTCGTGCAGAGAATCTCTCTGATAATGGGTATATGTACACTGTAAGGTATGATTACTATCCTGGAATTGAAAGTATGGGGAGGACTGAGAGGGTGTCAAGAAAGAATATCAGATCTTGTACACCATGTGTGGAGAGTTTGGAAAATCAGGAAATTGGTGAGGTTGTGGAGGTATTTGACGAATCATCTTGGAAGATGGCTACAATTGTGAAGGTTCTGGATAACGACTATTATCTGGTACACCAGACTGGATGTCTGAAGGAGCTTTGTGTGCACAGATCAAATACGAGAGTGGTGCAATGTTGGCAAGATGAGGAACGGCACTTGATAAGGAAG GGATCTGAACTGTGTAGAAGATCTGACCAACTATCAGCTTTGAAACCTTCTGAAAAGGTGAGCAAGGTCCTGTCTTTTAGCGCAAGGAATAGATTTCATGCTGGGGATGATCATTTAGCTTCTCAGGAGTGTACTGAGTTGTGGAAGTCTCATATTAGCTCTTCGTTATTGCTGAATAGGGTATCCCAAGTTGCCTTCTCTAAAAATGAAACATTTAGAAACATTCAGGATTTAGAGGCTACTGAGAGAGTTTTTAAGAGACGGAGGGTGGTACCAGCTTCCTTAAAGGGACAGGTCAATGTTGATGCCAAGTGCAAAGAGAATATAATGGCTGAGAAAAATGTGCATGATCAATTGAAAGATGATGGATATTGTGCACTGGAGAAAACCAAAAGAAGTGGTTCCATTGGCTATTTCCTTACCAGAAGTACAGAATCTAGTGATGCCTGTTCCGTTGGTAGTTGTAGTATCAATGAGAAATTTTCTAACTTATCTCCGGAAGAAGTCTATTGTCAAGGAACTGTGCTTTGCAGTGATGCAGAGTCTTTTCATGATTCTGCAGATAAGGAGGAAAGACACTCTCTTTCTTCACCAGTGAAAATAGCAGCAAGTATTCATAGTTTGGAGTTACATGCTTATCGCTGCACTTTAGAGGCATTGTATGCGTCCGGTCCCTTAAGTTGGGACCAAGAATCATTGTTAACTAATCTTCGCATCTCGCTCCATATTTCAAATGATGAACATTTAGCAGAGCTGAAGACTTTAATTTCTGCTGGAACTG GGCAACAGTTGGATGTATACATCCTTTGCCTCCAAAAGTCAAAAGATGATGCTTGCATTTGCAGCACCTCTCCTGGCATTATATGGAGGACTCCTACAACAACTGTCCCACAGATAAGACAATTCATggcttttgttgttattactataAAGCTTCATGATTTGTTTTGTCTGGATAACTTCGACATTGGCATGTTGTTTCCTGAAAAGTAA
- the LOC101262920 gene encoding uncharacterized protein isoform X2 has protein sequence MRFKRGSKVEVMNMKQSSASRRRAENLSDNGYMYTVRYDYYPGIESMGRTERVSRKNIRSCTPCVESLENQEIGEVVEVFDESSWKMATIVKVLDNDYYLVHQTGCLKELCVHRSNTRVVQCWQDEERHLIRKGSELCRRSDQLSALKPSEKVSKVLSFSARNRFHAGDDHLASQECTELWKSHISSSLLLNRVSQVAFSKNETFRNIQDLEATERVFKRRRVVPASLKGQVNVDAKCKENIMAEKNVHDQLKDDGYCALEKTKRSGSIGYFLTRSTESSDACSVGSCSINEKFSNLSPEEVYCQGTVLCSDAESFHDSADKEERHSLSSPVKIAASIHSLELHAYRCTLEALYASGPLSWDQESLLTNLRISLHISNDEHLAELKTLISAGTGTHGNSWMYTSFASKSQKMMLAFAAPLLALYGGLLQQLSHR, from the exons ATGAGGTTTAAACGGGGAAGCAAAGTTGAGGTAATGAACATGAAGCAGTCATCTGCATCACGGCGTCGTGCAGAGAATCTCTCTGATAATGGGTATATGTACACTGTAAGGTATGATTACTATCCTGGAATTGAAAGTATGGGGAGGACTGAGAGGGTGTCAAGAAAGAATATCAGATCTTGTACACCATGTGTGGAGAGTTTGGAAAATCAGGAAATTGGTGAGGTTGTGGAGGTATTTGACGAATCATCTTGGAAGATGGCTACAATTGTGAAGGTTCTGGATAACGACTATTATCTGGTACACCAGACTGGATGTCTGAAGGAGCTTTGTGTGCACAGATCAAATACGAGAGTGGTGCAATGTTGGCAAGATGAGGAACGGCACTTGATAAGGAAG GGATCTGAACTGTGTAGAAGATCTGACCAACTATCAGCTTTGAAACCTTCTGAAAAGGTGAGCAAGGTCCTGTCTTTTAGCGCAAGGAATAGATTTCATGCTGGGGATGATCATTTAGCTTCTCAGGAGTGTACTGAGTTGTGGAAGTCTCATATTAGCTCTTCGTTATTGCTGAATAGGGTATCCCAAGTTGCCTTCTCTAAAAATGAAACATTTAGAAACATTCAGGATTTAGAGGCTACTGAGAGAGTTTTTAAGAGACGGAGGGTGGTACCAGCTTCCTTAAAGGGACAGGTCAATGTTGATGCCAAGTGCAAAGAGAATATAATGGCTGAGAAAAATGTGCATGATCAATTGAAAGATGATGGATATTGTGCACTGGAGAAAACCAAAAGAAGTGGTTCCATTGGCTATTTCCTTACCAGAAGTACAGAATCTAGTGATGCCTGTTCCGTTGGTAGTTGTAGTATCAATGAGAAATTTTCTAACTTATCTCCGGAAGAAGTCTATTGTCAAGGAACTGTGCTTTGCAGTGATGCAGAGTCTTTTCATGATTCTGCAGATAAGGAGGAAAGACACTCTCTTTCTTCACCAGTGAAAATAGCAGCAAGTATTCATAGTTTGGAGTTACATGCTTATCGCTGCACTTTAGAGGCATTGTATGCGTCCGGTCCCTTAAGTTGGGACCAAGAATCATTGTTAACTAATCTTCGCATCTCGCTCCATATTTCAAATGATGAACATTTAGCAGAGCTGAAGACTTTAATTTCTGCTGGAACTGGTACTCAT GGCAACAGTTGGATGTATACATCCTTTGCCTCCAAAAGTCAAAAGATGATGCTTGCATTTGCAGCACCTCTCCTGGCATTATATGGAGGACTCCTACAACAACTGTCCCACAGATAA
- the LOC104647664 gene encoding beta-D-glucosyl crocetin beta-1,6-glucosyltransferase-like has translation MTFTHAPKREKTIQREVMAETTNLSVLMFPYLAYGHFTPFLELAKKLSDRGFLIDFCSTPINLSYIKKKIPHKYSCSIQLVELHLQDLPELPPHYHTTKDLPFHLQTTLYKALMMEEAQFHQILKDQKPDVLVFDIMQPWSVRAASSLNIPAIKYCIASAATCCYFGNLKLKPGVEFPFTALYLKDYEQEIKRHIELQVEEGGENIMLLNTSRAIDAKYLDYLSEIGQGNILPTGVVIQDLEDEGDIEETQLIKWIGKNKEHSTVYVSFGSECVMTKEEMEEVAYGLEVSNVHFIWVVRIPRGEQVVRLEEVLPQGFLERIGERGRIVEGWVPQAKILKHASIGAFVTHCGWNSTLESIEFGVPIIALPINFCSDQPINARLVVEIGIATEIARDGDGKLHRGYIAETIKEVIFGKEIGENLRKKVNSLRENVTLLREEHMDGVAKVIKQLREKKNQSRSA, from the coding sequence ATGACTTTCACACACGcaccaaaaagagaaaaaacaataCAGAGAGAAGTCATGGCTGAAACAACAAATTTGAGTGTTCtaatgtttccatacttagcttATGGACACTTCACACCTTTCCTTGAGCTAGCCAAGAAGCTCTCAGATAGAGgctttttgattgatttttgttCAACTCCCATTAATCTTAGTTACATCAAGAAGAAAATCCCACACAAGTACTCTTGTTCAATTCAGCTAGTGGAACTCCATTTACAAGATTTGCCTGAACTTCCTCCTCATTACCACACAACAAAAGACCTCCCATTTCATCTTCAAACCACCCTCTACAAAGCCCTCATGATGGAAGAAGCACAGTTTCACCAAATCCTGAAAGATCAAAAACCTGATGTGTTAGTATTTGATATAATGCAACCATGGTCAGTAAGGGCTGCGTCTAGTCTCAACATCCCAgcaataaaatattgtattgcAAGTGCAGCTACGTGTTGTTATTTTGGCAATTTAAAGCTCAAACCAGGGGTGGAATTCCCTTTCACAGCACTCTATCTAAAGGATTATGAGCAAGAGATAAAGCGTCATATTGAGCTTCAAGTGGAGGAAGGAGGTGAGAATATCATGCTGCTGAATACCTCCAGAGCAATAGATGCAAAGTATCTAGATTATCTTTCTGAAATAGGACAAGGAAACATTCTGCCTACTGGAGTAGTAATTCAAGATCTTGAAGATGAAGGGGATATCGAGGAAACACAACTCATTAAATGGATAGGGAAGAATAAGGAGCATTCAACTGTGTATGTCTCATTTGGGAGTGAGTGTGTCATGACAAAGGAAGAAATGGAAGAGGTAGCTTATGGGTTAGAGGTTAGCAATGTTCATTTCATATGGGTTGTAAGGATTCCAAGAGGAGAACAAGTTGTCAGACTTGAAGAGGTACTTCCTCAAGGATTTCTTGAAAGAATTGGAGAAAGGGGGAGGATAGTTGAAGGATGGGTTCCACAGGCAAAAATATTGAAGCATGCAAGTATTGGAGCATTTGTAACACACTGTGGGTGGAATTCCACACTTGAAAGCATAGAGTTTGGTGTTCCAATCATAGCTCTGCCGATAAACTTTTGCTCGGATCAGCCTATAAATGCTAGATTGGTTGTGGAGATTGGAATAGCCACGGAAATCGCGAGAGATGGAGATGGGAAGCTTCATAGAGGTTATATAGCTGAGACTATCAAAGAAGTGATATTTGGCAAAGAAATTGGGGAGAATTTGAGGAAGAAGGTAAATAGTCTTCGTGAGAATGTAACATTGCTAAGAGAGGAACATATGGATGGAGTTGCTAAGGTGATAAAACAGCTTCGTGAGAAGAAGAATCAGTCCAGAAGTGCCTAA
- the LOC101268762 gene encoding tRNase Z TRZ2, chloroplastic, protein MQISLATTIPKVPSFSTFYPSTLNQTQYNVQKPSHGISKQTHISLPAPCAFKSSSTGFLSAIERAIEEEEYRKARAEVIRKGLNVEGYSIEGHSIGGHETCVIVPQLKAAFDIGRCPSRAVHQNFLFITHAHLDHIGGLPMYIATRGLYGLKPPTVFVPPSIKEDVEKLLDVHRSMSQVELNLDLIALDVGETYEMRNDLVVRPVRTHHVIPSQGYVIYSVRKKLKKQYIHLEGKKIEKLKKSGVQITDSVLCPEVAFTGDTASDFYLDPRSADALRAKVLITEATFLDDNCSVEHAREHGHTHLYEIMEQAKWIRNKTLVLTHFSPRYSVEEIRQGISKLQPQISAKVVALTEGFKSMHL, encoded by the exons ATGCAAATCTCACTAGCCACTACAATACCAAAAGTACCTTCATTCTCCACATTTTACCCTTCCACCTTAAACCAAACTCAATATAATGTTCAAAAACCAAGCCATGGTATCTCAAAGCAAACACACATCAGTCTTCCAGCTCCATGTGCTTTCAAAAGCTCCTCTACCGGCTTCTTGTCTGCCATTGAGAGAGCTATAGAGGAAGAAGAGTATAGAAAAGCCAGGGCTGAGGTAATCCGCAAAGGGTTAAATGTTGAAGGCTATTCAATTGAAGGACACTCGATTGGTGGGCATGAGACCTGTGTTATTGTGCCACAACTAAAGGCTGCTTTTGATATTGGGAGATGTCCTTCAAGGGCCGTTCATCAAAACTTCTTGTTTATCACTCACGCGCATCTTGACCACATT GGTGGACTTCCTATGTATATTGCTACTCGCGGTTTGTACGGCTTGAAGCCCCCGACTGTCTTTGTGCCTCCTTCCATAAAAGAGGATGTAGAAAAGTTGCTAGATGTTCATAGATCTATGAGTCAGGTGGAACTGAATTTGGATCTGATTGCTTTAGATGTAg GGGAAACATATGAGATGCGGAATGACCTGGTAGTAAGGCCAGTTAGAACTCACCATGTTATTCCTAGCCAG GGCTATGTGATATACTCAGTTAGAAAGAAGCTGAAGAAGCAATACATTCATCTAGAGgggaaaaaaattgagaaactgAAGAAATCGGGTGTTCAG ATTACAGATAGTGTGTTGTGTCCAGAAGTAGCCTTCACGGGAGATACAGCATCGGATTTTTATCTTGATCCTCGCAGTGCTGATGCCTTGCGGGCAAAAGTTCTTATAACTGAG GCAACTTTCTTGGATGACAACTGCAGTGTTGAGCATGCACGAGAGCACGGTCATACCCATCTATACGAG ATAATGGAGCAAGCAAAATGGATACGGAACAAAACACTCGTTTTAACCCATTTTTCACCACGCTACAGTGTTGAG GAAATCCGACAAGGTATATCAAAGTTGCAACCCCAGATATCAGCCAAAGTGGTTGCCTTAACTGAGGGCTTCAAATCAATGCATTTGTAG
- the LOC101267607 gene encoding uncharacterized protein isoform X2: protein MSSNGKKDQDQRKTVGMENSSMTIEFLRARLLAERSVSQTARQRADELAERVLELEDQLKIVSLQRKKAEKATAAVLSILENEGITDASEEFDSGSDQEAIFSNSKGADSTDNRNEYKPDPSNVKERENDADISSSEIISSPSTGRSLSWKSGKHSLPSFERNRYTDSAWRRSGSFASTGTSSPKRAGKSCRRIRRSNTNAGNNDVNDQLHLPTSETSENQRKADESDEGMERALQHKALLIGKYEAEEKAQREWEEKYRENNYAQDSCDPGNYSDVTEERDDMKAFEQPYSAEMINLQNHANKFQEVDIPSTNGVTDNVPSNPHISTSCRKDQNCSRIINSESPASEFALPKSNGSCPENDGPTPAYCHHQLPSSNGSPIQPLENSISSSGGSSLQAGQALVSGDASDNIGSILGALEQAKFSISQQINVSPVEGRSSIEHSIPTAKIEDRLDIPPGFPGLFRLPTDFQLEATTTASYQGFPSRFSSANHFHEPGYNQFSATPYMESPSNAITGLPYTTGFDYLNPPSSFGHPFSSKSTYPTYPFRPNTTTTVSQSQASWSPLYESSLTKSSPVVVPNLSSGEDVFLRSLPRNETGKPPSFPVSHYDAHMRPNMYR from the exons ATGTCAAGTAACGGGAAAAAAGATCAAGATCAGAG GAAAACTGTTGGCATGGAAAATTCGAGTATGACAATTGAATTTCTCCGAGCACGATTATTGGCTGAAAGGTCTGTCTCACAAACAGCAAGGCAGAGAGCTGATGAACTAGCTGAGAGG gTCTTGGAATTGGAAGATCAGCTAAAGATTGTGTCACTACAAAGAAAGAAGGCTGAGAAGGCCACAGCAGCTGTTTTATCCATCTTAGAGAATGAAGGAATAACTGATGCTTCGGAGGAATTTGATTCAGGCTCTGATCAGGAAGCAATTTTCTCTAATTCTAAAGGTGCTGACTCCACTGACAACAGAAATGAGTATAAGCCAGATCCATCAAATgtgaaagaaagagaaaatgatGCAGACATCTCAAGCTCCGAGATTATATCTTCTCCATCAACTGGCAGAAGTTTGTCATGGAAAAGTGGTAAACATTCTTTGCCATCTTTTGAGAGGAACAGATATACTGATTCTGCCTGGAGGAGGTCTGGTAGTTTCGCGTCAACTGGAACTTCTTCGCCAAAACGGGCTGGAAAATCATGCCGACGGATAAGGCGCAGTAACACCAA TGCTGGAAATAATGATGTGAACGATCAACTTCACTTACCTACTTCAGAGACATCGGAAAATCAAAGGAAAGCCGATGAGAGTGATGAAGGCATGGAAAGAGCTTTGCAGCATAAGGCGCTGCTTATAGGGAAATATGAAGCTGAGGAAAAAGCCCAAAGAGAATGGGAAGAAAAGTATAGAGAGAATAACTATGCACag GATTCATGTGACCCCGGGAATTACTCGGACGTGACTGAAGAAAGAGATGACATGAAGGCATTTGAGCAACCATATTCTGCTGAAATGATTAATTTGCAAAATCATGCAAACAAATTCCAGGAAGTTGATATTCCCTCCACGAATGGAGTTACAGACAATGTTCCATCCAATCCCCATATCAGTACAAGCTGCAGGAAGGATCAGAACTGCAGCAGAATTATTAATTCCGAGTCCCCAGCTTCAGAATTTGCACTTCCAAAATCTAATGGGAGTTGTCCAGAAAATGATGGCCCAACACCTGCTTATTGTCACCATCAGTTACCGTCTTCTAATGGTTCCCCTATACAACCCTTGGAGAATAGTATCTCGTCTTCTGGAGGTAGCAGTTTGCAAGCAGGACAAGCCTTGGTTTCTGGGGATGCTTCAGATAACATAGGTTCTATCCTGGGAGCACTTGAACAAGCTAAATTTTCTATTAGCCAACAGATCAACGTCTCGCCAGTAGAAGGCCGATCGTCCATAGAACATTCTATTCCTACTGCTAAAATTGAGGACAGATTAGACATTCCTCCTGGATTCCCTGGCCTTTTTAGACTACCAACAGATTTTCAACTTGAAGCAACTACAACAGCCAGCTACCAAGGTTTTCCGTCAAGGTTCAGTTCAGCGAATCATTTTCATGAACCTGGCTATAATCAATTCTCAGCTACCCCTTACATGGAGTCTCCATCAAATGCTATTACAGGTCTACCATATACCACTGGATTCGACTACCTTAATCCTCCCTCGAGCTTTGGTCATCCATTTTCTAGTAAATCAACCTACCCCACATATCCTTTCCGTCCCAATACAACAACTACTGTGTCTCAATCCCAAGCAAGTTGGAGTCcgctatatgaatcctcactaACCAAATCAAGCCCTGTTGTAGTGCCAAACTTGTCCTCAGGCGAAGACGTATTCTTAAGATCCCTTCCAAGGAATGAGACAGGTAAACCTCCATCATTTCCTGTCTCACATTATGATGCTCATATGAGACCAAACATGTATAGATAG
- the LOC101267607 gene encoding uncharacterized protein isoform X1 has translation MSSNGKKDQDQRKTVGMENSSMTIEFLRARLLAERSVSQTARQRADELAERVLELEDQLKIVSLQRKKAEKATAAVLSILENEGITDASEEFDSGSDQEAIFSNSKGADSTDNRNEYKPDPSNVKERENDADISSSEIISSPSTGRSLSWKSGKHSLPSFERNRYTDSAWRRSGSFASTGTSSPKRAGKSCRRIRRSNTKTVTDECPPEHLPSFANNGHQSLMDSAGNNDVNDQLHLPTSETSENQRKADESDEGMERALQHKALLIGKYEAEEKAQREWEEKYRENNYAQDSCDPGNYSDVTEERDDMKAFEQPYSAEMINLQNHANKFQEVDIPSTNGVTDNVPSNPHISTSCRKDQNCSRIINSESPASEFALPKSNGSCPENDGPTPAYCHHQLPSSNGSPIQPLENSISSSGGSSLQAGQALVSGDASDNIGSILGALEQAKFSISQQINVSPVEGRSSIEHSIPTAKIEDRLDIPPGFPGLFRLPTDFQLEATTTASYQGFPSRFSSANHFHEPGYNQFSATPYMESPSNAITGLPYTTGFDYLNPPSSFGHPFSSKSTYPTYPFRPNTTTTVSQSQASWSPLYESSLTKSSPVVVPNLSSGEDVFLRSLPRNETGKPPSFPVSHYDAHMRPNMYR, from the exons ATGTCAAGTAACGGGAAAAAAGATCAAGATCAGAG GAAAACTGTTGGCATGGAAAATTCGAGTATGACAATTGAATTTCTCCGAGCACGATTATTGGCTGAAAGGTCTGTCTCACAAACAGCAAGGCAGAGAGCTGATGAACTAGCTGAGAGG gTCTTGGAATTGGAAGATCAGCTAAAGATTGTGTCACTACAAAGAAAGAAGGCTGAGAAGGCCACAGCAGCTGTTTTATCCATCTTAGAGAATGAAGGAATAACTGATGCTTCGGAGGAATTTGATTCAGGCTCTGATCAGGAAGCAATTTTCTCTAATTCTAAAGGTGCTGACTCCACTGACAACAGAAATGAGTATAAGCCAGATCCATCAAATgtgaaagaaagagaaaatgatGCAGACATCTCAAGCTCCGAGATTATATCTTCTCCATCAACTGGCAGAAGTTTGTCATGGAAAAGTGGTAAACATTCTTTGCCATCTTTTGAGAGGAACAGATATACTGATTCTGCCTGGAGGAGGTCTGGTAGTTTCGCGTCAACTGGAACTTCTTCGCCAAAACGGGCTGGAAAATCATGCCGACGGATAAGGCGCAGTAACACCAA AACGGTCACTGATGAATGCCCCCCCGAGCATCTTCCTTCTTTTGCTAATAATGGGCATCAATCCTTAATGGACAGTGCTGGAAATAATGATGTGAACGATCAACTTCACTTACCTACTTCAGAGACATCGGAAAATCAAAGGAAAGCCGATGAGAGTGATGAAGGCATGGAAAGAGCTTTGCAGCATAAGGCGCTGCTTATAGGGAAATATGAAGCTGAGGAAAAAGCCCAAAGAGAATGGGAAGAAAAGTATAGAGAGAATAACTATGCACag GATTCATGTGACCCCGGGAATTACTCGGACGTGACTGAAGAAAGAGATGACATGAAGGCATTTGAGCAACCATATTCTGCTGAAATGATTAATTTGCAAAATCATGCAAACAAATTCCAGGAAGTTGATATTCCCTCCACGAATGGAGTTACAGACAATGTTCCATCCAATCCCCATATCAGTACAAGCTGCAGGAAGGATCAGAACTGCAGCAGAATTATTAATTCCGAGTCCCCAGCTTCAGAATTTGCACTTCCAAAATCTAATGGGAGTTGTCCAGAAAATGATGGCCCAACACCTGCTTATTGTCACCATCAGTTACCGTCTTCTAATGGTTCCCCTATACAACCCTTGGAGAATAGTATCTCGTCTTCTGGAGGTAGCAGTTTGCAAGCAGGACAAGCCTTGGTTTCTGGGGATGCTTCAGATAACATAGGTTCTATCCTGGGAGCACTTGAACAAGCTAAATTTTCTATTAGCCAACAGATCAACGTCTCGCCAGTAGAAGGCCGATCGTCCATAGAACATTCTATTCCTACTGCTAAAATTGAGGACAGATTAGACATTCCTCCTGGATTCCCTGGCCTTTTTAGACTACCAACAGATTTTCAACTTGAAGCAACTACAACAGCCAGCTACCAAGGTTTTCCGTCAAGGTTCAGTTCAGCGAATCATTTTCATGAACCTGGCTATAATCAATTCTCAGCTACCCCTTACATGGAGTCTCCATCAAATGCTATTACAGGTCTACCATATACCACTGGATTCGACTACCTTAATCCTCCCTCGAGCTTTGGTCATCCATTTTCTAGTAAATCAACCTACCCCACATATCCTTTCCGTCCCAATACAACAACTACTGTGTCTCAATCCCAAGCAAGTTGGAGTCcgctatatgaatcctcactaACCAAATCAAGCCCTGTTGTAGTGCCAAACTTGTCCTCAGGCGAAGACGTATTCTTAAGATCCCTTCCAAGGAATGAGACAGGTAAACCTCCATCATTTCCTGTCTCACATTATGATGCTCATATGAGACCAAACATGTATAGATAG
- the LOC101268185 gene encoding uncharacterized protein — translation MGGNKQRRSKSHHHSHRGQSSRTRQPDDSFKVEESLPGEFLEEEEPAGPKIQLAMWDFGQCDAKRCTGRKLARFGLLRELRVGSGFGGICLSPTGTQCISREDSSLIDRKGMSVVDCSWARLDDVPFTKLRCPAPRLLPWLVAANPVNYGRPCQLSCVEALAAGLIICGEEETGNLLLSKFKWGHAFLSLNKELLKAYSLCQTSAEIVSTQNEWLSAQTSPIPQTLKVEDSGSHSEGENSSNDSDDGLPPLEKNMNHVSLADSDEESE, via the coding sequence ATGGGTGGTAACAAGCAAAGGCGATCTAAAAGCCATCACCACTCTCATCGAGGACAATCCAGTCGCACCCGTCAACCTGATGACTCTTTCAAGGTTGAAGAGTCTTTACCCGGAGAATTTTTGGAAGAAGAGGAACCAGCCGGTCCAAAAATTCAGCTGGCTATGTGGGATTTTGGTCAGTGCGACGCTAAAAGGTGCACTGGACGGAAGCTTGCAAGATTCGGTTTGTTGAGAGAGCTGCGTGTTGGTAGTGGATTTGGTGGCATTTGCTTAAGTCCTACTGGAACACAGTGTATTTCAAGAGAAGATAGTAGTTTAATTGATCGAAAGGGAATGTCTGTAGTCGATTGTTCATGGGCACGTTTAGATGATGTACCTTTCACCAAACTACGCTGTCCTGCACCTCGTCTTTTACCATGGTTAGTAGCAGCAAATCCAGTAAACTATGGTCGTCCGTGTCAGCTATCTTGTGTTGAGGCTTTAGCAGCAGGTTTAATTATATGTGGTGAGGAGGAGACTGGAAATCTGTTGCTCAGCAAGTTCAAATGGGGTCATGCGTTCTTGTCCCTCAATAAGGAACTTCTGAAGGCATACTCACTTTGTCAAACGAGTGCTGAAATAGTTTCAACACAGAATGAGTGGCTCTCTGCACAAACCTCACCTATTCCGCAAACTCTAAAAGTAGAAGACTCTGGATCTCATAGTGAAGGTGAAAATTCTTCTAATGATTCCGACGATGGACTTCCTCCTCTAGAAAAGAATATGAATCATGTTTCCTTGGCGGATAGCGATGAAGAGAGTGAATAG